A region of the Kribbella sp. NBC_01245 genome:
GGACCCTTGCACAAGACAAGGGATGGAGAACCGACCCACAACCCCTATACCGGCATTCCGGTCACAGCAAGGCTGGCGATGGTCTACGACCAGCGTCAAGACCAAGCCCTCCGGGCGGCCTCCGGCCGGCCCTGACCCCGGCCGCACACCACGCTGCCCAAAACCCGACCGGAACCCCACAAAACACGCACCCACCAGCCCCTTGCACAACCCCACCCCTTCAGGGATGACTACTCGCGGTGGGAAAATTCGGGAAAGGCCGGCTGTGGAAGTGTCCGGCGGCGGGTTTGGCAAATGAGGCGGGTTCGTGGCCCGCGACCGCATAAGGTGGACGGGTGTCGGCGCGGAAGAGTGAGCGGCTGCTCAACCTGGTGATCTGCCTGTTGGTGGCGCGCACCTACGTGACCAAAGAGCGCATCCGCGAGGTCGTCGAGGGCTACGCCGGCCTCACCGTGGATGCCTTCGAGAAGATGTTCGAGCGGGACAAGGACGAGCTGCGCGATCTCGGCATCCCGATCGAGATGGGCACGATCGACAAGTTCTTCTCCGACGACATCGGCTACCGGATCCGCCGCGACGTCTTCGAGCTGCCCGAGGTCCACCTCGAGCCGGATGAGGCCGCCGTGCTCGGCGTCGCCGCCCGGGTCTGGCAGCACGCGAGCCTGGCCGAGGCGACCAGTTCGGCCGTGCTCAAGCTGAAGGCGGCCGGGATCCAGACCGACCAGTCGGCGTTGAGCGCGATCGAGCCGCACGTCGGCGCCTCCGAACCGGCCTTCGACCCGCTCTGGTCGGCCGTCGTGACCCGGACCGTGGTGACGTTCGAGCACCTGCGCAGCGGCGCGGCCCAGCCGACCCACCGCACGCTCGAACCGTGGGGCATCGTCTCCTGGCACGGCCGGTGGTACGTCGTCGGCCGGGATCGCGATCGCCAGGCGACCCGGATGTTCCGGCTGTCCCGGATCGGCGGCAACGTCAAGACGATCGGCTCACCCGAAGCCTTCGCCGTGCCGGAGGGCACCGACTTGCGCGGCCTGGTCTCCGAGCTCGCGCCGCCGCCACCGACGTCCGAGGCGAAGGTCCGGGCTCGCGCCGGCTCCTGCGTGAGCCTGCGCCGCCGCGCGACCGCCGTCGAGCCGTATGAGGACGGCTGGGACCTTCTGCACGTGCCGTACGCCGATGCCGGCGTCCTTGCCGAGGAGATCGCGTCGTACGGGCCACAAGCCGTGGTCGAGGCGCCTGGTGACGTCCTCGACGGAGTACTGCGACGCCTGCGCGACGTGGCCGGGGTGCCGAGTGACAGCGCCGGGGTGCCCTCGTGAGTAGCGCGCGGGATCAGGTCCAGCGCCTGCTCGCCCTCGTGCCGTATCTCCGCGAGAACGACGGCGCCCTGGTGGAGGATGTCGCCGCCGAGTTCGGGGTCAAACCCAAGCAGATCATCGCCGATCTCAAGGTGCTCTGGTTCTGCGGTCTGCCCGGCGCGCAGATGGGCGACCTGATCGAGATCGACATCGAAGCCGCCGAGGGTGACGGCGTCATCCACATCAACAACGCCGACTACCTGGCGCGGCCGCTGCGCCTCGCCGCGGATGAGGCCCTCGCGCTGCTGACGGCCCTCCGCACGCTGCGCGAGGTCACCGGCGACAACGACCGGGACGCCGTCGACCGGGCCATCGCGAAACTCGAGCGCGCCGCCGGCGAAGGCGCTGCCGCGGCGGTCGAGGGTGCGGTCGCCCACGTGCACGTCGAACCGACCCGGCC
Encoded here:
- a CDS encoding helix-turn-helix transcriptional regulator; the encoded protein is MSARKSERLLNLVICLLVARTYVTKERIREVVEGYAGLTVDAFEKMFERDKDELRDLGIPIEMGTIDKFFSDDIGYRIRRDVFELPEVHLEPDEAAVLGVAARVWQHASLAEATSSAVLKLKAAGIQTDQSALSAIEPHVGASEPAFDPLWSAVVTRTVVTFEHLRSGAAQPTHRTLEPWGIVSWHGRWYVVGRDRDRQATRMFRLSRIGGNVKTIGSPEAFAVPEGTDLRGLVSELAPPPPTSEAKVRARAGSCVSLRRRATAVEPYEDGWDLLHVPYADAGVLAEEIASYGPQAVVEAPGDVLDGVLRRLRDVAGVPSDSAGVPS